The Neobacillus sp. PS3-34 genome has a window encoding:
- a CDS encoding ABC transporter permease subunit, translated as MHYIWKEWKENIRGKGLWLSLSIIILISISILLSSSVLSFDKGFYVLLINLFDTLIYFIPILCLFIGAFSIFQEKEQKTLIMLLTKKDSYPAFLFKKSLGLYTVVLVPFAVWFFLYLTLLKFYFNIDLKSYAIFLSALICMVLIFLQIGAAIGSFSRSRMQMIGLAIFIWFYFFFLHDFVLLSFLPDVTYDNVKGFSAVYFLNPLQSVRMYLETGMGIYSFGHMSRLLQSFLWAKPVYFLIGNLAIWLTLSYLAAVVFHRKESVE; from the coding sequence ATGCACTATATTTGGAAAGAGTGGAAGGAAAATATAAGAGGAAAAGGATTATGGCTCTCTTTAAGCATCATCATTCTTATCTCCATCAGTATCTTATTGAGCTCCTCTGTCCTTTCCTTTGATAAGGGATTTTACGTGCTGCTGATCAATCTCTTTGATACATTGATTTACTTTATCCCAATTCTGTGCCTGTTCATCGGGGCATTTTCGATCTTCCAGGAAAAAGAACAGAAAACCTTGATCATGCTGCTGACAAAAAAAGACAGCTATCCAGCCTTTTTGTTTAAAAAAAGCCTCGGCCTTTATACGGTGGTGCTAGTGCCTTTTGCTGTTTGGTTTTTCCTATATCTAACTTTGTTAAAGTTTTATTTCAATATTGACCTAAAAAGCTATGCGATTTTTCTTTCTGCCCTAATCTGTATGGTACTTATCTTTCTCCAAATCGGAGCCGCAATCGGAAGCTTCAGTCGTTCGCGGATGCAGATGATTGGTTTAGCAATCTTCATCTGGTTCTATTTCTTTTTCCTGCATGACTTTGTCCTTCTGTCATTCCTGCCGGATGTGACCTATGACAATGTAAAAGGGTTTTCAGCCGTCTATTTCCTGAACCCTCTTCAGTCGGTCCGGATGTACCTCGAAACAGGGATGGGCATTTATTCATTTGGCCATATGTCCAGGCTTCTTCAATCGTTTTTATGGGCAAAGCCTGTGTACTTTTTGATTGGAAATTTGGCCATCTGGCTCACCCTCTCTTATTTGGCAGCAGTCGTTTTCCACCGAAAGGAGTCAGTAGAATGA
- a CDS encoding SRPBCC family protein: MADFSANIIIERPVEEVFQYASSMENAPQIMPAVMDMEKLTDGETGVGSKFKETRWIRGKNVHADVEIIKFEPNRSFTTRSNSNGLVTIYEYEFEEIVEGTQVQLRAFVQTKGIKMWLTRGYIVKMIKEEDGGQLRCLKEALEDGE; this comes from the coding sequence ATGGCGGATTTTAGCGCAAACATCATAATCGAAAGACCGGTAGAGGAAGTATTCCAGTATGCAAGCAGTATGGAGAATGCTCCTCAGATCATGCCAGCAGTGATGGATATGGAAAAGCTGACAGACGGGGAGACAGGGGTTGGCTCTAAATTTAAGGAAACCAGATGGATCCGCGGAAAAAATGTTCATGCGGATGTAGAAATAATTAAATTTGAACCGAATCGTTCTTTTACGACTCGAAGTAATAGTAATGGGCTTGTAACGATTTATGAATACGAGTTTGAAGAAATTGTTGAAGGAACTCAGGTACAGCTCCGCGCCTTTGTCCAGACGAAGGGCATTAAGATGTGGCTGACAAGGGGCTATATCGTGAAAATGATTAAAGAAGAAGACGGAGGCCAGCTGCGCTGCCTAAAAGAGGCACTCGAAGACGGTGAATAA
- a CDS encoding cytochrome C, which produces MKNAIISFVISAFVGLGIGYVVFQVLGDTGKQPQASESTEKSTDAKEAASTPAETSKEENKTVSVNADILTKKGCLGCHSIGSLNIKGGAVGPDLSQAFVNVEGKHGKPIEEFLKQPTSAVMSGVIGKNPLTDDERKQVLDLLKQASEAK; this is translated from the coding sequence ATGAAGAATGCCATTATTAGTTTTGTCATCAGTGCCTTTGTCGGCCTGGGAATAGGCTACGTGGTGTTTCAGGTATTGGGGGATACCGGAAAACAGCCACAGGCATCTGAAAGTACCGAAAAATCAACCGATGCAAAGGAAGCAGCCAGTACCCCTGCAGAAACGTCAAAGGAAGAGAATAAAACAGTTTCAGTTAATGCTGACATTCTCACCAAAAAGGGATGCCTCGGATGCCATTCAATCGGTTCTTTAAATATTAAGGGCGGCGCCGTTGGCCCGGATTTGTCACAGGCATTTGTGAATGTTGAAGGCAAGCATGGCAAACCGATTGAGGAATTCCTGAAACAGCCTACTTCCGCTGTTATGTCAGGCGTCATCGGCAAAAATCCTTTAACAGACGATGAGCGTAAGCAGGTATTGGATTTGCTGAAGCAAGCATCTGAAGCTAAATAA
- a CDS encoding TetR/AcrR family transcriptional regulator encodes MSEEELMIQQLFVDEDELTEKQKKIIVAAIESFSEKGFAATSTSEIAKKAGVAEGTIFRHYKTKKDLLLSIVTPMMAKLIAPFIIKDLNKVLDREFENFEDLLRAMIENRRDFLHNHFHIFKIMLQEIPFQPELREQFKEHIAKQTFGRFAKLVEHYQAKGQIIEMPSISAVRLAASAIMGYLLARYLIVPEIEWDDEAETERTIQFIMHGLSQKE; translated from the coding sequence ATGTCAGAAGAAGAATTAATGATCCAGCAGCTGTTTGTGGATGAAGACGAATTAACGGAGAAGCAGAAGAAAATTATTGTCGCCGCAATCGAATCTTTTTCCGAAAAGGGCTTCGCCGCCACCTCAACGAGTGAAATCGCCAAAAAGGCAGGCGTAGCGGAAGGAACGATTTTCCGCCATTACAAAACAAAAAAGGATTTGCTGCTTTCCATTGTCACACCGATGATGGCAAAGCTGATCGCACCGTTTATCATAAAGGATTTAAATAAAGTATTGGACCGTGAGTTTGAGAATTTTGAGGATTTGCTGCGAGCGATGATTGAGAACCGGAGGGATTTCCTGCACAATCATTTTCATATTTTCAAAATCATGCTTCAGGAAATTCCTTTTCAGCCAGAATTAAGAGAACAATTCAAGGAACATATCGCAAAACAAACATTCGGACGGTTTGCCAAACTGGTTGAGCATTATCAGGCTAAGGGACAAATTATTGAAATGCCGTCCATTAGTGCAGTCAGGCTGGCTGCCTCCGCTATCATGGGCTATTTGCTCGCACGATACCTCATTGTCCCGGAAATTGAGTGGGATGATGAAGCAGAGACAGAACGGACGATCCAATTTATCATGCATGGCTTGTCACAAAAAGAGTAG
- a CDS encoding Cof-type HAD-IIB family hydrolase: protein MIKCIATDMDGTLLNSTQKVSKENKEAILKAQAQGIEVVVATGRSYQEAIFAIEEAGLKCPIIGVNGAEVRSENGEIISANPLTKQEAREAAVKLIENEAYFEVYTNKGTFTNDAEKSVSIIVDVIMSANPDANYEAAIKAADARVKIINIVDDYEKLFVDDQYKIYKLLAFSFDSDRLEAARQALEEIPGIVASSSGDENLEITSRDAQKGIALEAFASSRGISMAETMAIGDNYNDVSMFQKAGRAVAMGNAPELIKAQCDYTTLTNEESGVAKAILEVLQ, encoded by the coding sequence ATGATTAAGTGTATTGCAACAGATATGGATGGCACCCTGCTGAACTCAACACAGAAAGTCAGCAAGGAAAATAAGGAAGCGATTTTAAAAGCGCAGGCGCAAGGAATAGAAGTTGTCGTTGCGACAGGGCGATCCTATCAGGAAGCCATTTTTGCCATTGAAGAGGCTGGATTGAAATGCCCGATAATTGGCGTGAATGGAGCAGAAGTTCGGTCGGAAAATGGAGAAATCATCTCGGCAAATCCTCTTACAAAACAGGAAGCAAGAGAAGCGGCAGTTAAATTAATCGAAAATGAGGCCTATTTTGAGGTCTATACAAATAAAGGGACGTTCACTAATGATGCGGAGAAATCAGTTTCCATTATTGTGGACGTGATTATGAGTGCGAACCCGGATGCAAATTATGAAGCAGCGATTAAAGCGGCAGACGCAAGAGTAAAAATAATCAATATTGTCGATGACTATGAAAAACTGTTTGTGGATGACCAATATAAAATTTATAAATTGCTCGCTTTTTCATTCGACAGCGACAGGCTTGAGGCTGCAAGGCAGGCATTAGAGGAGATTCCAGGCATCGTTGCAAGTTCCTCAGGCGATGAGAACCTTGAAATTACAAGCAGAGATGCCCAAAAAGGAATCGCTCTTGAGGCATTTGCCAGCAGCCGGGGGATTTCCATGGCTGAAACGATGGCGATTGGCGATAATTACAATGATGTATCCATGTTTCAGAAAGCCGGCAGAGCTGTTGCAATGGGCAATGCGCCTGAATTGATCAAAGCGCAATGCGATTATACGACGTTAACAAATGAAGAAAGCGGTGTGGCGAAAGCAATCCTCGAAGTTTTGCAATAA
- the nosZ gene encoding Sec-dependent nitrous-oxide reductase, with protein MKKWIPIASGLLAGFLAATISFADFSNNSKREAEASSTKSDAEKVYVPFGKKDEYYLFASGGDSGQMFIYGVPSMRHIRTIPVFSPDSATGYGFDEHSKKLMGDYTWGDLHHPAFSETKGDYDGKYMFATDVGNSRAAVMDLKTFTVKDIINVPNTSGPHCAAFVTENTEYMFLPTRFAVPIGRKYVPLDDYSKKYRGVMSAVTFDQKKEKLNIAYQVALPPWSYDLSDAGKKGSADWAVMTTYNTEEATTNLEINASQADRDYIVLFNWKELEKMVKEGKYENIDGQKMIFPEKQKGGMYLVPVAKSPHGVDVTPDGKYFIASGKLAPSMTVFSFEKAFKAVENKEFAGERNGIPILKYEKVMEREVNPENALGPLHTQFDDKGMAYTTMFISSEIVKWNPKTGETLDRVPVQYSPGHSVAAEGDTVAPDGKYLVALNKIAKDSYLSVGLSHPESMQLIDLSGKKMKVIQSAPVNPEPHYAQMIKADKIKTINVYPKDEKNPNAVYKQTDARIVRNGNKVDVYGIAMRSKFIFDHKAKRPDVIEVNEGDHVSIHLTNMDFDEDITHGFAINSYNLNMEVQPGQVNTMNFIANKAGTYPLYCSNFCSALHQEMTGYLLVKPK; from the coding sequence ATGAAAAAATGGATTCCAATCGCTTCCGGCCTGCTCGCTGGCTTTCTGGCAGCGACCATCTCGTTTGCGGATTTCTCGAATAACTCAAAACGTGAAGCAGAAGCAAGCAGCACGAAAAGCGATGCCGAAAAGGTATATGTTCCTTTTGGCAAAAAAGATGAATACTACTTATTCGCTTCAGGTGGCGATTCCGGCCAGATGTTCATCTATGGCGTTCCTTCTATGAGACATATCCGCACAATTCCGGTTTTCTCCCCGGATTCAGCCACAGGCTACGGCTTTGACGAACACTCCAAGAAATTGATGGGCGACTACACATGGGGCGACCTTCACCATCCGGCCTTCTCAGAAACAAAAGGCGACTATGATGGCAAGTATATGTTTGCCACTGATGTAGGAAACAGCCGTGCTGCCGTAATGGACTTAAAGACCTTTACTGTTAAAGATATCATTAATGTTCCCAACACAAGCGGCCCGCACTGTGCAGCCTTTGTAACGGAAAATACAGAGTATATGTTCCTGCCTACTCGTTTCGCTGTTCCAATCGGCCGTAAATATGTGCCGCTTGACGATTACAGCAAGAAATACCGAGGCGTCATGTCCGCCGTAACCTTCGATCAGAAAAAAGAAAAGCTAAATATTGCTTACCAGGTTGCCCTTCCGCCATGGTCCTATGATTTATCTGATGCAGGCAAAAAAGGCTCTGCTGACTGGGCGGTTATGACCACCTATAACACTGAAGAAGCAACAACCAACCTTGAAATCAATGCCTCTCAGGCTGATCGCGACTACATCGTCCTTTTCAACTGGAAAGAGCTCGAGAAAATGGTCAAGGAAGGCAAGTATGAAAATATCGACGGGCAAAAAATGATTTTCCCTGAAAAGCAAAAAGGCGGCATGTATTTAGTCCCTGTCGCTAAATCTCCGCATGGCGTTGACGTAACTCCGGACGGAAAATATTTTATCGCTTCAGGAAAGCTCGCTCCATCGATGACTGTTTTCTCTTTTGAAAAAGCATTCAAAGCCGTTGAAAACAAGGAATTTGCCGGCGAACGAAACGGCATTCCAATTTTAAAATATGAAAAAGTAATGGAGAGAGAAGTTAACCCAGAAAATGCACTTGGGCCGCTTCATACCCAGTTTGATGATAAAGGAATGGCCTATACAACGATGTTCATATCTTCTGAAATCGTGAAATGGAATCCAAAAACGGGAGAAACCTTAGACCGTGTACCAGTTCAATATTCTCCAGGACACTCTGTTGCTGCTGAAGGAGATACCGTCGCACCTGACGGTAAATATCTTGTTGCACTAAACAAAATTGCCAAGGACAGCTATTTATCTGTGGGCCTTTCCCATCCTGAATCGATGCAATTAATCGATTTGAGCGGCAAAAAGATGAAGGTCATCCAATCTGCACCAGTTAACCCTGAACCGCATTACGCCCAGATGATTAAAGCAGATAAAATTAAAACGATTAATGTTTATCCAAAGGATGAAAAGAATCCAAATGCAGTCTATAAGCAAACCGATGCACGCATTGTCCGCAACGGCAACAAAGTGGATGTTTACGGAATCGCGATGCGCTCTAAATTCATCTTTGACCATAAGGCGAAGCGCCCCGACGTCATCGAAGTCAATGAGGGAGATCATGTATCGATCCACCTGACAAATATGGATTTTGACGAAGATATTACGCACGGCTTTGCTATTAACAGCTATAACCTGAACATGGAGGTTCAGCCAGGACAGGTGAATACAATGAATTTCATCGCGAATAAAGCGGGAACCTATCCGCTTTACTGTTCTAACTTCTGCTCCGCCCTGCACCAGGAAATGACCGGCTACCTGCTGGTTAAACCGAAGTAA
- a CDS encoding NosD domain-containing protein encodes MQSAIDSTKEGAVLKLGSKTYKGNIVIKKSMTIIGSDKTVIEGDGTGNVISIKAPNVKLSSMTVIHSSMDRNSSEEFAAIKIYSNGNTVEHMKIYDSFHGIYLSQAHHNKIQFNDIKGLGKGEIAAQGNGLHIYYANNNLLSHNTIEGTRDGMFFDYANGNKIVSNKISGTRYGLHYMYSDKNDFERNVFTLNTGGAAVMNSNSIKMRNNQFIFNYGNRSFGLLLLQANNIRIENNLFYLNQRGMYIDQSTGNIIRHNRIIQNQIGIELWPVPTSKSSH; translated from the coding sequence TTGCAATCTGCGATCGATTCCACGAAAGAGGGGGCGGTATTAAAGCTCGGCAGCAAAACGTATAAAGGCAATATTGTCATAAAAAAAAGCATGACCATTATCGGCTCGGATAAAACCGTGATTGAGGGCGACGGAACAGGAAATGTGATTTCAATCAAGGCGCCAAATGTGAAATTAAGCTCTATGACCGTAATCCATAGCAGCATGGACCGCAATTCCTCCGAAGAATTTGCGGCAATCAAAATTTACTCGAATGGAAATACGGTCGAACATATGAAAATCTACGATTCCTTTCACGGTATTTATTTAAGCCAGGCCCATCACAATAAGATTCAATTTAACGATATTAAAGGTCTTGGAAAAGGTGAAATTGCCGCCCAGGGAAACGGCCTTCATATATATTACGCAAACAACAACCTTCTCTCACATAACACCATTGAAGGTACAAGAGATGGCATGTTTTTCGACTATGCCAACGGCAATAAAATTGTTTCCAATAAAATCTCTGGCACTAGATACGGCCTGCATTATATGTATTCTGATAAAAATGATTTTGAACGAAATGTGTTTACGCTAAACACCGGCGGTGCTGCCGTTATGAATTCCAACTCTATTAAAATGAGAAATAATCAATTTATTTTTAATTACGGAAACCGGTCATTCGGGCTCCTGCTGCTTCAGGCTAACAACATCCGCATTGAGAACAATCTTTTCTATCTTAACCAGCGCGGCATGTATATTGACCAATCAACCGGCAATATAATCCGCCATAACCGAATCATTCAAAACCAGATCGGAATTGAGCTTTGGCCAGTTCCAACCAGCAAATCTTCACATTAA
- a CDS encoding ABC transporter ATP-binding protein, which produces MTLNKPIITIDNVSKSFGKHEVLKDINLEIQRGEIFGFLGPSGAGKTTLVKELVGLDTPTQGENLIFGEKMPSLSLMERVGYMAQADALYGELSARENLEFFASLYGLKGQPRKKRMDEVMEFVHLSGDINKLVSNYSGGMKRRLSLAAALLHEPELLILDEPTVGIDPVLRKSIWDGFYDLKARGTTLIVTTHVMDEAEKCDRLGMIRDGKLIAVGSPAELKENTGSRTIEDAFLVYGGA; this is translated from the coding sequence ATCACCTTGAATAAACCCATTATCACGATCGATAATGTTTCAAAGTCTTTTGGAAAACACGAAGTATTGAAGGATATCAATCTGGAAATTCAGCGAGGAGAAATTTTTGGATTTCTCGGTCCATCTGGTGCTGGAAAGACTACGCTTGTCAAAGAACTCGTCGGACTCGATACTCCGACACAGGGCGAGAATTTAATTTTTGGAGAAAAAATGCCATCACTCTCATTAATGGAGCGAGTCGGCTATATGGCGCAGGCTGACGCTTTGTATGGGGAGCTGTCCGCACGAGAAAATCTTGAATTCTTCGCCTCGCTTTACGGCCTGAAAGGGCAGCCGCGCAAAAAGAGAATGGATGAGGTCATGGAATTCGTTCATTTATCAGGTGATATAAATAAACTTGTTTCCAATTATTCGGGCGGAATGAAACGGCGCCTATCCCTGGCTGCGGCTCTTCTGCACGAACCCGAGCTTCTTATCCTTGATGAACCGACTGTCGGCATCGATCCTGTATTGAGAAAAAGCATTTGGGATGGTTTTTACGATTTAAAGGCAAGAGGAACAACCCTCATTGTCACTACCCATGTCATGGATGAAGCAGAAAAATGTGACCGTCTCGGTATGATTCGGGACGGAAAGCTAATTGCGGTCGGTTCTCCCGCTGAGCTAAAAGAAAATACAGGATCAAGGACGATTGAAGATGCGTTCCTTGTTTACGGAGGTGCTTAA
- a CDS encoding ABC transporter ATP-binding protein — protein sequence MISVKNLNQSFGKKTVLDDISLEIGEREICALVGRNGAGKSTFIHSLLGLLPIKGGTITINGNDFAKGNKSLKNTIAYLPEKFMLYPSLTGLENMQFFAEAVSRNADFKKIEDLLTSVRLWEDRNIQAKKYSKGMLQRLGLAITLYQDSSILILDEPTSGIDPIGRKEILDVLKSLRDKTILLSSHHLDEIRQICTHVAFLDHGKMEKYTVDEFLQSQKLGGNDE from the coding sequence ATGATTAGCGTAAAAAATTTAAACCAGTCCTTCGGTAAAAAAACAGTTTTAGACGATATCAGCCTGGAAATTGGCGAACGGGAAATTTGTGCGCTTGTCGGCAGAAACGGAGCAGGGAAATCGACTTTCATTCATAGCCTGCTTGGCCTTCTTCCCATAAAGGGCGGCACCATTACCATTAACGGAAACGATTTTGCTAAAGGCAATAAAAGCTTGAAAAATACGATTGCCTATCTTCCGGAGAAATTCATGCTCTATCCGAGTCTGACCGGTTTGGAAAACATGCAGTTTTTTGCCGAAGCCGTTTCAAGGAATGCTGATTTCAAAAAAATTGAAGACCTCTTAACATCGGTGAGGCTGTGGGAGGACCGGAATATTCAGGCTAAAAAATATTCGAAAGGAATGCTCCAGCGGCTTGGCCTGGCGATTACACTCTACCAGGATTCGAGCATTCTCATTCTTGATGAACCAACAAGCGGCATCGATCCAATCGGCCGGAAGGAAATTTTGGACGTCTTAAAATCACTGCGAGATAAAACGATTCTGCTTTCCTCCCATCATCTTGATGAAATCAGGCAAATATGCACACATGTCGCCTTTCTGGATCATGGAAAAATGGAAAAGTACACAGTCGATGAATTCTTGCAATCACAGAAGCTTGGAGGTAATGACGAATGA
- the bshB2 gene encoding bacillithiol biosynthesis deacetylase BshB2, which produces MEKERQVLVVFPHPDDEAFGVSGTIATHVNSGTPVTYACLTLGEMGRNMGNPPFTNRENLPKIRKKELQDAADILGIKDLRMLGLRDKTIEFEDEEKLSNLISVMIQELNPSLIITFYPGYSVHPDHEATGEAVVRAVKQMPAEKRPKLHCVAFSNNCVLELGEADIVNNISPVSDTKIAAIKAHRSQTEQMFVNISEDVNQDPKIKAWLNNERFWTYKF; this is translated from the coding sequence ATGGAAAAAGAACGCCAAGTCCTGGTCGTGTTTCCCCATCCTGATGATGAAGCATTCGGCGTATCAGGGACGATTGCAACCCATGTTAACAGTGGGACTCCCGTCACCTATGCCTGCCTGACATTAGGAGAAATGGGCCGCAATATGGGAAACCCGCCTTTTACTAATAGAGAAAACCTTCCGAAAATCAGGAAGAAGGAATTGCAGGATGCTGCTGACATTCTCGGCATTAAGGATTTACGGATGCTTGGACTTCGTGATAAAACGATTGAATTTGAGGATGAGGAGAAGCTATCCAATTTAATTTCCGTTATGATTCAGGAACTGAATCCCTCCCTCATCATTACTTTCTATCCGGGCTATTCTGTCCATCCAGATCATGAGGCAACCGGTGAAGCGGTTGTCAGAGCGGTAAAACAAATGCCTGCTGAAAAACGCCCTAAGCTTCACTGTGTCGCTTTTTCAAATAATTGCGTCCTTGAGCTTGGCGAAGCTGATATCGTCAATAATATCAGCCCAGTCTCGGACACTAAGATTGCTGCCATCAAAGCGCACCGCTCCCAGACTGAGCAGATGTTTGTCAACATTTCCGAAGATGTAAACCAGGATCCTAAAATCAAGGCCTGGCTTAATAATGAACGGTTTTGGACGTATAAGTTTTAA
- a CDS encoding PQQ-dependent sugar dehydrogenase — protein MKKIFSLLFLALLLAGCSNTYSEKKPDDIETVVNQPGVEVVAENLSIPWSIQKAGQVFYISERTGTIARVENGRVRRQRAILEKPLAKADEAGLLGFILDPRFDENKRAFAYYTYTDSRGQFNRAVTLNYDGEQWTEERILLDRIPSAPWITMEAG, from the coding sequence ATGAAGAAAATCTTTTCACTGTTATTTCTGGCTTTATTGTTAGCTGGCTGTTCGAATACATATTCAGAGAAAAAACCTGACGATATCGAGACGGTTGTTAACCAGCCAGGGGTTGAAGTGGTTGCTGAAAATCTGAGTATTCCATGGTCCATTCAAAAAGCGGGGCAGGTTTTTTATATTAGTGAGCGGACGGGTACCATTGCCAGGGTCGAAAATGGCAGAGTCCGAAGGCAGCGTGCGATATTGGAAAAACCGCTGGCGAAAGCCGACGAAGCCGGACTGCTTGGCTTTATTCTCGACCCTCGTTTTGACGAGAACAAACGGGCATTTGCTTATTACACCTATACAGATTCTCGGGGGCAATTTAACCGGGCAGTGACGTTGAATTATGACGGCGAACAGTGGACAGAGGAAAGGATTCTTCTTGATCGAATTCCGAGTGCGCCGTGGATCACCATGGAGGCCGGCTGA
- a CDS encoding PQQ-dependent sugar dehydrogenase: MDHHGGRLKIGSDQKLYITTGDATRPESAQDLSSLNGKILRMNLDGSIPADNPFPNSFVYSYGHRNPQGLAWINGSLYESEHGQYAHDEVNRIKPGANYGWPVIQGTEKKNGMEAPLFQSGEETWAPSGIVTYKDKIYTATLRGNAVREFNLSEGKSRPVITGLGRIRDVYIDGEYLYFVSNNTDGRGNPLKNDDKLYRVLLNDIK, translated from the coding sequence GTGGATCACCATGGAGGCCGGCTGAAGATTGGTTCCGACCAAAAGCTATATATTACTACAGGGGATGCGACCAGGCCTGAGTCGGCACAGGATTTAAGCAGCCTGAACGGTAAAATTCTGCGGATGAATCTGGACGGATCTATTCCAGCTGACAATCCCTTCCCAAATTCATTTGTTTATAGCTATGGCCATCGCAATCCGCAGGGGCTGGCATGGATCAATGGTTCGTTATATGAGAGTGAGCATGGGCAATACGCGCATGATGAGGTGAACAGGATTAAACCGGGCGCCAATTACGGCTGGCCTGTTATCCAGGGGACTGAAAAAAAGAACGGCATGGAAGCTCCTTTATTCCAATCTGGGGAAGAAACGTGGGCGCCATCGGGAATTGTTACATATAAAGACAAAATATATACTGCGACGCTAAGAGGCAATGCCGTCCGCGAATTTAATTTGTCAGAAGGTAAGAGCAGACCTGTCATTACAGGACTCGGCAGGATCCGCGATGTTTATATTGATGGGGAATATTTATATTTTGTCAGCAATAACACAGATGGCCGCGGCAATCCCCTCAAAAATGATGACAAACTTTACCGCGTACTCCTTAATGATATTAAATAA
- a CDS encoding FixH family protein → MKRKTVIAFLLIMAFILAGCGFGSNFNVKMTKPLYFGAGKEMPFEIQVTENGKPVKGLDVSAELTMASMDHGTTKAALAEGKNGTYIGKALVHMGGKYEIAFTLEKDGKKVEKVLDYVVKKPKGVASINGEWIKQKDLAFYQFSNLLQLAINREKDKKRYTGEQLEGALAYWDAQEKVSGDRNQLLTQIIRLRSMGLLAKEKGHKVTSIEIEEKVGQLRNEYGHSEEAHTLISDFGEVKFWKAEEEHFRWVVLAEKVQGDLIEKIKKRIQKPGSRKLNISPSKNTKNCSFHR, encoded by the coding sequence ATGAAACGGAAAACCGTAATTGCATTTCTGCTGATCATGGCTTTTATCCTTGCTGGCTGCGGGTTTGGTTCAAATTTTAATGTAAAGATGACAAAGCCGTTATATTTTGGAGCGGGAAAAGAAATGCCTTTTGAAATCCAGGTAACCGAAAATGGAAAGCCAGTAAAAGGTCTGGATGTCTCTGCCGAATTGACTATGGCCAGCATGGATCACGGAACAACTAAGGCTGCATTAGCGGAAGGTAAAAATGGGACCTATATCGGCAAGGCATTAGTGCATATGGGCGGAAAATACGAAATTGCCTTTACCTTGGAGAAGGATGGCAAGAAGGTAGAAAAGGTCCTTGATTATGTGGTGAAAAAACCCAAGGGAGTAGCATCTATTAACGGAGAATGGATTAAACAGAAGGATTTGGCTTTTTACCAGTTTAGTAACTTACTCCAGCTCGCTATCAACCGAGAAAAGGATAAAAAAAGGTATACTGGCGAACAGCTGGAGGGAGCACTCGCTTATTGGGATGCACAGGAAAAAGTGAGCGGTGATCGGAACCAGCTCCTGACACAAATTATCCGTCTTCGCTCCATGGGCCTTTTAGCAAAAGAAAAAGGGCATAAAGTGACGAGTATAGAGATTGAGGAAAAAGTGGGTCAGCTCCGCAATGAATACGGCCATTCAGAAGAGGCACACACATTAATCAGCGATTTCGGCGAGGTGAAATTTTGGAAAGCCGAAGAGGAGCATTTCAGGTGGGTCGTTCTCGCGGAGAAGGTGCAGGGAGACCTGATAGAAAAAATAAAAAAGAGAATCCAAAAGCCGGGCAGCAGGAAATTGAATATCTCGCCCAGCAAAAATACGAAGAACTGCTCGTTTCACAGGTGA